A genomic window from Pseudomonas alcaligenes includes:
- the glpK gene encoding glycerol kinase GlpK, producing MSQYLLAIDQGTTSSRAIVFSAQGLPLASAQREFKQYFPKDGWVEHDAEEIWLSTLEVCRQALASKGLKAEEVRAIGITNQRETTIVWDAATGTPIHPAIVWQDRRTADYCAGLKAAGHEAAVAQKTGLLIDPYFSATKLRWILDSVPGARERAERGELRFGTVDCFLLWRLSAGRAHRTDASNASRTLLFNIHSQQWDEELLELFDIPRSLLPEVLDCAADFGITAPELLGAAIPVLGMAGDQQAALIGQACFQPGMVKSTYGTGCFMIQNTGATPVASQNRLLTTVGYRLNGQVSYAVEGSIFVAGAAVQWLRDGIKLIGHARDTEALAEQTGDACGVYLVPAFTGLGAPYWDPKARGAIFGLSRDTGIKEIVTAGLQSVCYQTRDLLEAMHRDGAAAPSALRVDGGMVVNNWVMQFLADILGVPVERPEVTETTALGVAYLAGLQAGLYRDLGEIASHWHRQQRFTPRMAAEHRDKLYAGWLDAVKRVRSEG from the coding sequence ATGTCCCAGTATCTGCTCGCCATCGACCAGGGCACCACCAGCTCCCGCGCCATCGTCTTCAGTGCCCAGGGCCTACCGCTGGCCAGCGCCCAGCGCGAGTTCAAGCAGTACTTCCCCAAGGACGGCTGGGTCGAGCACGACGCCGAGGAGATCTGGCTGAGCACCCTCGAGGTGTGTCGCCAGGCCCTGGCCAGCAAGGGCCTGAAGGCCGAGGAGGTGCGCGCCATCGGCATCACCAACCAGCGCGAGACCACCATCGTCTGGGACGCCGCCACGGGCACGCCGATCCACCCGGCCATCGTCTGGCAGGACCGCCGCACCGCCGACTACTGCGCCGGGCTCAAGGCCGCCGGCCACGAGGCCGCCGTGGCGCAGAAGACCGGCCTGCTGATCGACCCCTATTTCTCCGCCACCAAGCTGCGCTGGATCCTCGACAGCGTGCCCGGCGCCCGCGAGCGCGCCGAGCGTGGCGAGCTGCGCTTCGGTACCGTCGACTGCTTCCTGCTGTGGCGCCTCAGCGCTGGCCGGGCGCACCGCACCGACGCCAGCAATGCCTCGCGCACCCTGCTGTTCAACATCCACAGCCAGCAGTGGGACGAGGAGCTGCTCGAGCTGTTCGACATCCCGCGCAGCCTGCTGCCGGAGGTGCTGGACTGCGCCGCCGACTTCGGCATCACTGCTCCCGAGCTGCTCGGTGCCGCCATCCCGGTGCTGGGCATGGCCGGCGACCAGCAGGCGGCGCTGATCGGCCAGGCCTGCTTCCAGCCCGGCATGGTCAAGAGCACCTACGGCACCGGCTGCTTCATGATCCAGAACACCGGCGCCACACCGGTGGCCTCGCAGAACCGCCTGCTCACCACGGTTGGCTACCGCCTGAACGGCCAGGTCAGCTACGCGGTGGAGGGCAGCATCTTCGTCGCCGGCGCCGCCGTGCAGTGGCTGCGCGACGGCATCAAGCTGATCGGCCATGCGCGCGATACCGAGGCCCTGGCCGAGCAGACCGGCGACGCCTGCGGGGTGTACCTGGTGCCGGCCTTCACCGGCCTCGGCGCCCCCTACTGGGACCCAAAGGCGCGCGGCGCCATCTTCGGCCTGAGCCGCGACACCGGAATCAAGGAGATCGTCACCGCCGGCCTGCAGTCGGTGTGCTACCAGACCCGCGACCTGCTCGAAGCCATGCATCGCGACGGCGCCGCCGCGCCCAGCGCGTTGCGGGTCGACGGCGGCATGGTGGTGAACAACTGGGTCATGCAGTTCCTCGCCGACATCCTCGGCGTGCCGGTGGAGCGCCCGGAGGTGACCGAGACCACCGCCCTCGGCGTGGCCTACCTGGCCGGCCTGCAGGCCGGGCTGTACCGCGATCTGGGCGAGATCGCCAGCCACTGGCACCGCCAGCAGCGCTTCACCCCGCGCATGGCCGCGGAACACCGCGACAAGCTGTACGCCGGCTGGCTGGATGCGGTGAAGCGGGTGCGCAGCGAGGGCTGA
- the ybaK gene encoding Cys-tRNA(Pro) deacylase, which yields MTPAIDLLKKAKAEHKVHSYQHDPKTASYGLEAAEKLGLDPARVFKTLLASTDKGELLVAVVPVAGSLDLKALAHAAGAKKADMADPQLAQRSTGYLVGGISPLGQKKRLRTFIDESARQHPTIHVSAGRRGLEVELSAAVLAEHTRGSFAAIGRE from the coding sequence ATGACTCCTGCCATCGATCTGCTGAAAAAGGCCAAGGCCGAGCACAAGGTGCACAGTTACCAGCACGACCCGAAGACCGCCTCCTATGGCCTGGAGGCCGCCGAAAAGCTCGGCCTGGACCCGGCGCGGGTGTTCAAGACCCTGCTCGCCAGCACCGACAAGGGCGAGCTGCTGGTGGCGGTAGTGCCGGTGGCCGGCAGCCTCGATCTCAAGGCCCTGGCCCACGCCGCCGGGGCCAAGAAGGCCGACATGGCCGACCCGCAGCTGGCCCAGCGCAGCACCGGCTACCTGGTCGGCGGCATCAGCCCGCTGGGGCAGAAGAAGCGCCTGCGCACCTTCATCGACGAGAGTGCCAGGCAGCATCCGACCATCCACGTCAGCGCCGGGCGGCGTGGCCTGGAGGTGGAGCTGAGCGCCGCGGTGCTGGCCGAGCACACCCGCGGCAGCTTCGCCGCCATCGGCCGGGAATGA
- a CDS encoding molybdopterin oxidoreductase family protein — protein MTKTLHHRACHLCEAICGLTIETADQADGSRQILSIKGDAQDSFSRGHICPKAVALQDIQNDPDRVRQPLRKVAGQWQPIAWDEAFALVAERLSAIQAEHGRNAVAVYQGNPSVHNYGLMTHSNYFLGQLKTRNRFSATSVDQLPHHLTSYLMYGHGLLLPIPDIDHTQFMLILGGNPLASNGSIMTVPDVEKRLKALKARGGRLVVVDPRRSETAAMADQHLFVRPGNDAALLLGLLNTLFDEGLTRASHLPVNGLEQVREAIAPFTAEAMSARCGVPAQDLRQLARDFAAAESAVCYGRMGVSTQAYGSLCHWLIQLINLVTGNLDSVGGALCTSPAVDLVASTSGGHFNVWQSRVSGLPEYGGELPVAALAEEMLTPGEGQIRALITVAGNPVLSTPNGRQLEQALEGLDFMVAVDLYINETTRHADLILPPTAPLEHDHYDTTFNMFAVRNVTRFNEPVLAKPAGALDDWEIFVGLAQAFAAKNGTELKPTMPPQQMIDMGLRFGPYGDKSEHKLSLAALRDAPHGIDLGPLKPNLAARLKTESKAIEAAPALLVADLARFAAEPQPAAGELLLIGRRHVRSNNSWMHNYQRLVKGKPRHQLLMHPDDMAGRGLSDGQRVRVQSRVGVIEVEALASDEMMPGVVSLPHGWGHARPGVQMAIASAQPGASANDLTDERQLDAVSGNAALNGVPVRVEAA, from the coding sequence ATGACCAAGACCCTCCATCACCGTGCCTGTCACCTGTGCGAGGCCATCTGCGGCCTGACCATCGAAACCGCAGACCAGGCAGACGGCAGCCGCCAGATCCTCTCGATCAAGGGCGATGCCCAGGACAGCTTCAGCCGTGGCCATATCTGCCCGAAAGCCGTGGCCCTGCAGGACATCCAGAACGACCCGGACCGCGTGCGCCAGCCGCTGCGCAAGGTCGCCGGGCAATGGCAGCCGATCGCCTGGGATGAGGCCTTCGCGCTGGTCGCCGAGCGTCTGTCGGCGATCCAGGCCGAGCACGGCAGGAACGCCGTGGCCGTGTACCAGGGCAACCCCAGCGTGCACAACTACGGGCTGATGACCCACAGCAACTACTTCCTCGGCCAGCTGAAGACGCGCAACCGCTTCTCCGCCACCTCGGTGGACCAGCTGCCGCACCACCTGACCAGCTACCTGATGTACGGCCACGGCCTGCTGCTGCCGATCCCGGACATCGACCATACCCAGTTCATGCTGATCCTCGGTGGCAACCCGCTGGCCTCCAACGGCAGCATCATGACCGTGCCGGACGTGGAGAAGCGCCTCAAGGCGCTCAAGGCCCGTGGCGGCAGGCTGGTGGTGGTCGACCCGCGGCGCAGCGAGACGGCGGCCATGGCCGACCAGCATCTGTTCGTGCGCCCGGGCAACGACGCCGCGCTGCTGCTCGGCCTGCTCAATACCCTGTTCGACGAGGGCCTGACCCGCGCCAGCCACCTGCCGGTCAACGGCCTGGAGCAGGTCCGCGAGGCCATCGCGCCGTTCACCGCCGAGGCCATGAGCGCGCGCTGCGGCGTGCCGGCGCAGGACCTTCGCCAGCTGGCCCGCGACTTCGCCGCGGCCGAGTCGGCGGTGTGCTACGGGCGCATGGGGGTGTCCACCCAGGCCTATGGCAGCCTGTGTCACTGGCTGATCCAGCTGATCAACCTGGTCACCGGCAATCTCGACAGCGTCGGCGGCGCGCTGTGCACCAGCCCGGCCGTCGACCTGGTGGCGAGCACTTCCGGCGGCCACTTCAACGTCTGGCAGAGCCGCGTCTCCGGCCTGCCGGAATACGGCGGCGAGCTGCCGGTGGCGGCCCTGGCCGAGGAGATGCTCACCCCCGGCGAGGGGCAGATCCGCGCGCTGATCACGGTGGCCGGCAACCCGGTGCTGTCCACGCCCAACGGCCGCCAGCTGGAGCAGGCCCTGGAGGGGCTGGACTTCATGGTCGCGGTGGATCTCTACATCAACGAGACCACCCGCCACGCCGACCTGATCCTGCCGCCCACCGCGCCGCTGGAGCACGATCACTACGACACCACCTTCAATATGTTTGCCGTGCGCAACGTCACCCGCTTCAACGAGCCGGTGCTGGCCAAGCCTGCAGGCGCGCTGGACGACTGGGAGATCTTCGTCGGCCTGGCCCAGGCCTTCGCCGCGAAGAACGGCACCGAGCTGAAGCCGACGATGCCGCCGCAGCAGATGATCGACATGGGCCTGCGCTTCGGCCCCTATGGCGACAAGTCCGAGCACAAGCTGAGCCTGGCGGCGCTGCGCGACGCGCCCCACGGCATCGACCTGGGCCCGCTCAAGCCGAACCTGGCGGCGCGCCTGAAGACCGAATCGAAGGCCATCGAGGCCGCTCCGGCGTTGCTGGTGGCGGACCTCGCGCGCTTCGCCGCCGAGCCGCAACCGGCCGCCGGCGAGCTGCTGCTGATCGGCCGGCGCCATGTGCGCAGCAACAACTCCTGGATGCACAACTACCAGCGCCTGGTGAAGGGCAAGCCGCGCCACCAGCTGCTGATGCACCCCGACGATATGGCCGGCAGAGGCCTGAGCGACGGCCAGCGCGTGCGCGTGCAGTCGCGGGTCGGGGTGATCGAGGTGGAGGCGCTGGCCAGCGACGAGATGATGCCCGGTGTGGTCAGCCTGCCGCATGGCTGGGGGCATGCCCGGCCCGGCGTGCAGATGGCGATTGCCAGCGCCCAGCCGGGTGCCAGCGCCAACGACCTGACCGACGAGCGTCAGCTCGACGCGGTGTCCGGCAACGCGGCGCTCAATGGCGTGCCGGTGCGCGTGGAGGCTGCCTAG
- a CDS encoding type IV pili methyl-accepting chemotaxis transducer N-terminal domain-containing protein — MSRLTLVFALALALLCPAASAAIGDAEAMNLSGMQRMLSQRIAKSYLMIGAEVRSELAIAQLDQSVARFESNFLALEQYAPNAAIATALQEVGQTWQQYRELALSRPSREQAVPLLQLSDQLLAQSEALVKLIEAHTGNAGARLVNHSGRQRMLSQRIAKLYLALSWNLPLPGLAEELHKASAEFEAAQQELLAAEQNTPQISAALRKVEAQWRFARAGFQLSADSHYVPTVIATTTETLLWQMNELTSAYEQVMRGEG; from the coding sequence ATGAGTCGTCTTACCCTGGTTTTCGCGCTCGCCCTCGCCCTGCTCTGCCCGGCCGCCAGCGCCGCCATCGGTGATGCCGAGGCGATGAACCTGTCCGGCATGCAGCGCATGCTCAGCCAGCGCATCGCCAAGAGCTACCTGATGATCGGCGCCGAGGTGCGCAGCGAGCTGGCCATCGCCCAGCTGGACCAGAGCGTGGCGCGCTTCGAGAGCAACTTCCTCGCCCTCGAGCAATACGCACCCAACGCGGCCATCGCCACAGCCCTGCAAGAGGTCGGGCAGACCTGGCAGCAGTACCGTGAACTGGCCCTGTCGCGCCCCAGCCGCGAACAGGCCGTGCCGCTGCTGCAGCTCAGCGACCAGCTGCTGGCGCAGAGCGAGGCGCTGGTGAAGCTGATCGAGGCGCACACCGGCAACGCCGGCGCCCGCCTGGTCAACCACAGCGGCCGCCAGCGCATGCTCAGCCAGCGCATCGCCAAGCTGTACCTGGCGCTGAGCTGGAACCTGCCGCTGCCGGGCCTGGCCGAGGAGCTGCACAAGGCCAGCGCGGAATTCGAGGCCGCCCAGCAGGAACTGCTGGCCGCCGAGCAGAACACCCCGCAGATCAGCGCGGCGCTGCGCAAGGTGGAGGCGCAGTGGCGCTTCGCCCGCGCCGGCTTCCAGCTGTCGGCCGACTCGCACTACGTGCCGACGGTGATCGCCACCACCACCGAGACCCTGCTGTGGCAGATGAACGAGCTGACCAGCGCCTACGAGCAGGTGATGCGCGGCGAGGGCTGA
- a CDS encoding ABC transporter ATP-binding protein, whose product MSQLLLSLRQLACGYQGHRIVQALDLHLNAGDIGCLLGPSGCGKTTTLRAIAGFEPVQEGEIELAGEVISRAGFTLAPEKRRIGMVFQDYALFPHLNVADNVAFGIRKHPERERITAELLELVKLGHLGKRFPHELSGGQQQRVALARALAPEPQLLLLDEPFSNLDGELRRRLSFEVRDILKARGTSAILVTHDQEEAFAVSDHVGVFKDGRLEQWDTPFNLYHEPLTPFVASFVGQGYFIRGQLLSPDTVQTELGVIRGNRAYTLAPGSAVDVLLRPDDIVPDDQSPLRAQIVGKTFLGAATLYRLQLPTGSQLEAIFPSHADHLPGQQVGIRVAADHLVVFAAPGSVAAHVSLGESGVRRYSSS is encoded by the coding sequence ATGAGCCAGCTGCTGCTGTCCCTGCGCCAACTGGCCTGCGGCTACCAGGGCCATCGCATCGTGCAGGCGCTCGACCTGCACCTCAACGCCGGCGACATCGGCTGCCTGCTCGGCCCCTCCGGCTGCGGCAAGACCACCACCCTGCGCGCCATCGCCGGCTTCGAGCCGGTGCAGGAAGGCGAGATCGAGCTGGCCGGTGAGGTGATCTCGCGCGCCGGCTTCACCCTGGCACCAGAGAAGCGCCGCATCGGCATGGTGTTCCAGGACTACGCGCTGTTCCCCCACCTCAACGTGGCGGACAACGTGGCCTTCGGCATCCGCAAGCACCCCGAGCGCGAACGCATCACCGCCGAGCTGCTGGAGCTGGTCAAGCTCGGCCACCTGGGCAAGCGCTTCCCCCACGAGCTGTCCGGCGGCCAGCAGCAGCGCGTGGCCCTGGCCCGCGCACTGGCACCGGAGCCGCAGCTGCTGCTGCTCGACGAGCCCTTCTCCAACCTCGACGGCGAGCTGCGCCGGCGCCTCAGCTTCGAGGTGCGCGACATCCTCAAGGCGCGCGGCACCAGCGCCATCCTGGTCACCCACGACCAGGAGGAAGCCTTCGCCGTCAGCGATCACGTCGGCGTGTTCAAGGACGGGCGCCTGGAGCAGTGGGATACCCCCTTCAACCTGTACCACGAGCCGCTGACGCCCTTCGTCGCCAGCTTCGTCGGCCAGGGCTACTTCATCCGCGGCCAGCTGCTGAGTCCCGACACGGTGCAGACCGAACTGGGCGTGATCCGCGGTAACCGCGCCTACACCCTGGCCCCGGGCAGCGCGGTGGACGTACTGCTGCGCCCCGACGACATAGTGCCGGACGACCAGAGCCCGCTGCGTGCCCAGATCGTCGGCAAGACCTTCCTTGGCGCCGCCACCCTGTACCGCCTGCAGCTGCCGACCGGCAGCCAGCTGGAAGCGATCTTCCCCAGCCACGCCGACCACCTGCCGGGCCAGCAGGTCGGCATCCGCGTCGCCGCCGACCACCTGGTGGTGTTCGCCGCCCCCGGCAGCGTGGCCGCCCATGTCAGCCTGGGCGAGTCCGGCGTGCGCCGCTACAGTAGCAGCTGA
- a CDS encoding alginate export family protein: MSMIKPTLLSLAIAAASCSHAAFAAEDFSNLFTQGKPILDARYRFENVDQDNALRDANAQTLRTRAGFQSGKWYGLSGLVEVDNVSRLGDAAYNDTRNGQGEYAVVADPDGTEVNQALLRYDHQYGSAVLGRQRINLDNQRFIGGVAWRQNEQTYDGALAQLKPLDGLTLSYAYIDQVNTIFGPDNGRYDSAANPANIDGHSHLINAQYVFMPELTATAYSYLLDLDNLALTPTSAEGTLSSQTSGLRLNGAIAGVSYVLEYARQSDYDSNPQDLDSEYYLAELGYTLKGVQLKAGYEVLGGDSDPGNRAFQTPLATKHAFQGWADVFLTTPADGVEDLYFGATAPLFGGTLQAWYHDFSTEQGSDDYGSEIDLSYAHPIPGVKGLVGLVKYATYDSDDEARSVDTDKVWLQLQYTY, translated from the coding sequence ATGAGCATGATCAAACCCACCCTGCTGTCACTCGCCATCGCCGCTGCCAGCTGCAGCCACGCCGCCTTCGCCGCCGAGGACTTCAGCAACCTGTTCACCCAGGGCAAGCCGATCCTCGACGCCCGCTACCGCTTCGAGAACGTCGACCAGGACAACGCCCTGCGCGACGCCAACGCCCAGACCCTGCGCACCCGCGCCGGCTTCCAGAGCGGCAAGTGGTACGGCCTGTCCGGCCTGGTCGAGGTGGACAACGTCAGCCGCCTGGGCGATGCCGCCTACAACGACACCCGCAACGGCCAGGGCGAGTACGCGGTGGTCGCCGACCCGGACGGCACCGAGGTCAACCAGGCCCTGCTGCGCTACGACCACCAGTACGGCAGCGCCGTGCTCGGCCGCCAGCGCATCAACCTGGACAACCAGCGCTTCATCGGCGGCGTGGCCTGGCGGCAGAACGAGCAGACCTACGACGGCGCCCTGGCCCAGCTCAAGCCGCTCGACGGCCTGACCCTGAGCTACGCCTACATCGATCAGGTCAACACCATCTTCGGCCCGGACAACGGCCGCTACGACAGCGCCGCCAACCCGGCCAACATCGACGGCCACAGCCACCTGATCAACGCCCAGTACGTGTTCATGCCGGAGCTGACCGCCACCGCCTACAGCTACCTGCTGGACCTCGACAACCTGGCCCTGACGCCCACCAGTGCCGAGGGCACGCTGTCCAGCCAGACCAGCGGCCTGCGCCTGAACGGCGCCATCGCCGGGGTCAGCTATGTGCTCGAGTACGCGCGCCAGAGCGACTACGACAGCAACCCGCAGGACCTCGACAGCGAGTACTACCTGGCGGAACTCGGCTACACCCTCAAGGGCGTGCAGCTGAAGGCCGGCTACGAAGTGCTGGGCGGCGACAGCGACCCGGGCAACCGCGCCTTCCAGACCCCGCTGGCGACCAAGCACGCCTTCCAGGGCTGGGCCGACGTGTTCCTCACCACCCCGGCCGACGGTGTCGAGGACCTCTACTTCGGCGCCACCGCACCGCTGTTCGGCGGCACGCTGCAGGCCTGGTACCACGACTTCTCCACCGAGCAGGGCAGCGACGACTACGGCAGCGAGATCGACCTGTCCTACGCCCATCCGATTCCCGGGGTGAAGGGCCTGGTCGGCCTGGTCAAGTACGCCACCTACGACTCGGACGACGAGGCGCGCAGCGTCGATACCGACAAGGTCTGGCTGCAGCTGCAGTACACCTACTGA
- the grxD gene encoding Grx4 family monothiol glutaredoxin yields MDIIDTIKEQIANNTILLYMKGSPNAPQCGFSARAAQVVMACGEKFAYVDILQNPEIRANLPKYANWPTFPQLWVAGELVGGSDIMTEMFEKGELQTLIKEAAEKAKAE; encoded by the coding sequence GTGGATATTATCGATACCATCAAAGAGCAGATCGCCAACAACACCATCCTGCTGTACATGAAAGGCTCGCCGAACGCGCCGCAGTGCGGCTTCTCCGCTCGCGCCGCGCAGGTGGTGATGGCCTGCGGCGAGAAGTTCGCCTACGTGGACATCCTGCAGAACCCGGAAATCCGCGCCAACCTGCCCAAGTACGCCAACTGGCCGACCTTCCCCCAGCTGTGGGTGGCCGGTGAGCTGGTCGGCGGCAGCGACATCATGACCGAGATGTTCGAGAAGGGTGAGCTGCAGACCCTGATCAAGGAAGCCGCCGAGAAGGCCAAGGCCGAGTAA
- a CDS encoding substrate-binding periplasmic protein: MPKRLIEALTALCLSCYLQVADAATFEVGFYDYPPMMIEDGRRGIYQDIFDELARITGDRFNVQYYPYPRIGLLFNEGKLDIEPGVYPGWVKDQKVPGVFSLPFGKVVDSLVFAPGKAFPVRHPEDLRGKSVGMVRGYAYPELAPLIASGQLDRRNGLSEQQLLSMLAKSRFDQIIVNKAIAQYHQLKISEYRQLEIGDVISSYDVSMRIQPRHAAWVDKLDAALARLKQNGTIERIYAAYGVDL, translated from the coding sequence GTGCCGAAGCGGTTGATCGAGGCGCTGACTGCGCTGTGCCTAAGCTGCTACTTGCAGGTTGCGGACGCCGCAACCTTCGAGGTGGGTTTCTACGACTACCCGCCGATGATGATCGAGGATGGCAGGCGCGGCATCTACCAGGACATCTTCGACGAGCTGGCGAGGATCACCGGCGATCGCTTCAACGTGCAGTACTACCCCTATCCGCGCATCGGCCTGCTGTTCAACGAGGGCAAGCTCGATATCGAGCCTGGTGTCTACCCCGGCTGGGTGAAGGATCAGAAGGTCCCGGGAGTCTTCTCGCTACCCTTCGGCAAGGTGGTCGACAGCCTGGTCTTCGCGCCGGGCAAGGCTTTCCCGGTAAGGCATCCCGAGGACCTGCGCGGCAAGTCGGTGGGCATGGTGCGTGGCTACGCCTACCCCGAGCTGGCTCCGCTGATCGCCTCCGGGCAGCTGGACCGGCGCAACGGCCTGAGCGAGCAACAGCTGCTGAGCATGCTGGCCAAGTCACGCTTCGACCAGATCATCGTCAACAAGGCCATTGCCCAGTATCACCAGCTCAAGATCAGCGAATACCGCCAGCTGGAAATAGGCGATGTGATCAGCTCCTACGATGTCAGCATGCGCATCCAGCCCAGGCACGCGGCCTGGGTGGACAAGCTGGACGCCGCGCTCGCGCGGCTCAAGCAGAACGGCACCATCGAGAGGATCTACGCCGCCTACGGAGTGGATCTCTAG
- the argF gene encoding ornithine carbamoyltransferase: MSARHFLSLMDYSPQELAGLIRRAIELKDLRQRGVLFEPLKGRVLGMIFEKASTRTRLSFEAGMIQLGGQAIFLSPRDTQLGRGEPIGDTAIVMSSMLDAVMIRTFAHGNLTEFAAHSTVPVINGLSDDLHPCQLLADMQTFTEARGSIQGKTVAWIGDGNNMCNSYLEAAVQFDFQLRIACPEGYEPKAEFIQAAGDRVRIVRDPREAVAGAHLVSTDVWTSMGQEEESARRLKLFAPYQVTRALLDAADPDVIFLHCLPAHRGEEISTDLLDDPRSLAWQQAENRLHAQKALLEMLVAPGYRNA, from the coding sequence ATGAGCGCCAGGCACTTTCTCTCGTTGATGGATTACAGCCCCCAGGAACTGGCCGGGCTGATCCGTCGAGCCATCGAGCTGAAGGATCTGCGCCAGCGCGGCGTGCTGTTCGAGCCGCTGAAGGGGCGCGTGCTGGGCATGATCTTCGAGAAGGCCTCGACCCGCACCCGCCTGTCCTTCGAGGCCGGCATGATCCAGCTCGGCGGCCAGGCCATCTTCCTCTCCCCGCGCGACACCCAGCTGGGCCGTGGCGAGCCGATCGGCGACACCGCCATCGTCATGTCCAGCATGCTCGACGCGGTGATGATCCGCACCTTCGCCCACGGCAACCTCACCGAGTTCGCCGCGCACAGCACGGTGCCGGTGATCAACGGCCTGTCCGACGACCTGCACCCCTGCCAGCTGCTGGCCGACATGCAGACCTTCACCGAGGCGCGCGGCAGCATCCAGGGCAAGACCGTGGCCTGGATCGGCGACGGCAACAACATGTGCAACAGCTACCTGGAAGCGGCCGTGCAGTTCGATTTCCAGCTGCGCATCGCCTGCCCCGAGGGCTACGAGCCCAAGGCCGAGTTCATCCAGGCCGCCGGCGACCGCGTGCGGATCGTCCGCGATCCGCGCGAGGCGGTGGCCGGCGCCCACCTGGTGAGCACCGACGTGTGGACCTCCATGGGCCAGGAAGAGGAAAGCGCCAGGCGCCTCAAGCTGTTCGCGCCCTACCAGGTCACCCGCGCCCTGCTGGATGCGGCCGACCCCGACGTGATCTTCCTGCACTGCCTGCCGGCCCACCGCGGCGAGGAAATCAGCACGGACCTGCTCGACGATCCGCGCTCGCTGGCCTGGCAGCAGGCCGAGAACCGTCTGCACGCGCAGAAGGCGCTGCTGGAAATGCTGGTCGCCCCGGGTTACCGCAACGCATGA
- a CDS encoding PhzF family phenazine biosynthesis protein, producing MPFEFHQIDAFADRPFTGNPAMVYRLDAWPSEELMQRIAAEHNLAETAFVVKEGAVWRIRWFTPSCEVPLCGHGTLAAAHVLFDIYGEAGERLEFVCLSGALAVSREPGRLVLDFPAIGLAPADMQAEVERVLGQKVLAVQLGKELLAELESEQAVRACTPDLAALAGLPGLGVIVTAPGRNHDFVSRYFAPGIGIDEDPVTGSAHCILAPYWAGRLGRHELSAYQCSARGGELHCRVLGERVQIAGQAVLVASGRLFV from the coding sequence ATGCCGTTCGAATTCCACCAGATAGATGCTTTCGCCGACCGTCCCTTCACCGGCAACCCGGCCATGGTCTATCGCCTGGACGCCTGGCCGAGCGAGGAGCTGATGCAGCGCATCGCCGCCGAGCACAACCTGGCGGAGACCGCCTTCGTGGTGAAGGAGGGTGCGGTCTGGCGCATCCGCTGGTTCACCCCCAGTTGCGAGGTGCCGCTGTGTGGCCACGGCACCCTGGCCGCGGCCCATGTGCTTTTCGATATCTATGGCGAGGCGGGCGAGCGCCTGGAGTTCGTCTGCCTGTCCGGCGCGCTGGCGGTCAGCCGCGAGCCTGGCCGGCTGGTGCTGGATTTTCCGGCGATCGGCCTGGCGCCGGCGGACATGCAGGCCGAGGTCGAGCGGGTGCTGGGACAGAAGGTACTGGCCGTGCAGCTGGGCAAGGAGCTGCTGGCGGAGCTGGAGTCCGAGCAGGCGGTGCGCGCCTGCACGCCGGACCTGGCCGCGCTGGCCGGATTGCCCGGGCTCGGCGTGATAGTCACGGCGCCGGGGCGCAACCACGATTTCGTCTCGCGCTACTTCGCCCCGGGCATCGGCATCGACGAGGACCCGGTCACCGGCTCGGCCCATTGCATACTGGCGCCCTACTGGGCCGGGCGCCTGGGCAGGCACGAGCTGAGCGCCTACCAGTGTTCGGCGCGTGGCGGCGAGCTGCACTGCCGGGTGCTGGGCGAGCGGGTGCAGATCGCCGGCCAGGCGGTGCTGGTGGCCAGCGGCAGGCTGTTCGTGTAA